Proteins encoded by one window of Gordonia jinghuaiqii:
- the rlmB gene encoding 23S rRNA (guanosine(2251)-2'-O)-methyltransferase RlmB, protein MAGNSKRKGAIRKSGTKKGQTVGSGGQRRRGLEARGATPKAVDRPYHAAHKRAKATTKPAGGRGGPRAKDDGPEYVLGRNPVVECLRAGVPATALYIATNSEPDDRVAEAVRMAGDAGISILEVGKPELDRLSTNGLHQGIALQVPEYQYAHPDDLMAEAKASGTPPLLVALDNITDPRNLGAVIRSVAAFGGHGVLIPARRSASVTAVAWRTSAGAAARLPVARATNLTRTLKDWAESGAQLVGLDADGDVTLDDYDGSGPTVIVVGSEGKGLSRLVRESCDSILSIPMAGDVESLNASVAAGVVLAEFARQRRR, encoded by the coding sequence ATGGCAGGGAATTCCAAGCGTAAGGGTGCGATCCGCAAGTCGGGTACCAAAAAGGGGCAGACCGTCGGGTCGGGCGGCCAGCGCCGCCGCGGTCTCGAGGCCCGCGGAGCGACGCCGAAGGCCGTCGACCGGCCGTACCACGCGGCGCACAAGCGGGCCAAGGCCACGACCAAGCCTGCCGGCGGCCGGGGCGGCCCGCGCGCCAAGGACGACGGACCCGAATACGTGTTGGGGCGCAACCCGGTGGTGGAATGCCTGCGTGCCGGCGTCCCGGCGACCGCGCTCTACATCGCGACCAACTCCGAACCCGACGATCGTGTGGCGGAAGCGGTCAGGATGGCCGGCGACGCGGGCATCTCGATCCTCGAGGTGGGCAAGCCGGAGCTGGATCGCTTGTCGACCAACGGTTTACATCAGGGTATCGCCCTGCAGGTGCCGGAATACCAGTACGCCCATCCCGACGATCTGATGGCCGAGGCCAAGGCGAGCGGCACCCCGCCGCTGCTGGTGGCGCTCGACAACATCACCGACCCGCGCAACCTCGGCGCGGTGATCCGTTCGGTGGCCGCGTTCGGCGGGCACGGTGTGCTGATCCCCGCCCGTCGCAGTGCCAGCGTCACCGCCGTCGCGTGGCGGACGAGCGCCGGCGCCGCGGCTCGGCTCCCGGTCGCGCGGGCGACGAATCTGACTCGCACGCTCAAGGATTGGGCCGAATCGGGGGCCCAGCTCGTCGGCCTCGACGCCGACGGCGACGTCACCCTCGACGACTACGACGGCAGCGGACCCACGGTCATCGTGGTGGGTTCGGAGGGCAAGGGACTGTCCCGGCTCGTCCGCGAGAGCTGCGATTCGATCCTGTCCATCCCGATGGCCGGTGACGTCGAGAGCCTCAACGCCTCCGTCGCGGCCGGCGTGGTGCTCGCCGAGTTCGCCCGCCAGCGCCGCCGGTAG
- a CDS encoding alpha/beta fold hydrolase → MRQVHAGDHVDGGEYVDIAGAMIWHFTAGEPHGPPTVLLHGLFASASTWGTQIAGFLEAGQQVFVPERTGHGHSPDVPGDFSCEQVAERTIAYLEQVVGRSANLVGWADGAAIALLVARDRPDLVNRLVFVGGYVNSGGRMDAEFVDRIARRDPLAVDYLRVHYDATSPDGPEHFAVIYDKTIRMLAAEPEYDIAEFAHVDVPTLVVVPDRGIVRLEHALELSRTLPRGRLAVIPGTYILPVESPELFNPLVLSFLAADPPSVWEFS, encoded by the coding sequence ATGCGGCAGGTTCACGCCGGCGATCACGTCGACGGCGGCGAGTACGTCGACATCGCGGGCGCGATGATCTGGCACTTCACCGCCGGCGAACCACACGGTCCACCGACTGTGCTACTTCACGGACTCTTCGCCTCGGCGTCGACATGGGGCACCCAGATCGCCGGGTTCCTCGAGGCCGGTCAGCAGGTCTTCGTCCCCGAACGCACCGGACACGGACACAGCCCCGATGTGCCGGGCGATTTCAGCTGCGAGCAGGTCGCCGAACGCACCATCGCCTACCTCGAGCAGGTCGTCGGACGGTCGGCCAATCTCGTCGGCTGGGCCGACGGCGCCGCGATCGCTCTGCTCGTGGCGCGCGACCGTCCGGATCTGGTGAACCGGCTCGTCTTCGTCGGCGGGTACGTCAACAGCGGGGGCCGGATGGACGCCGAGTTCGTCGACCGGATCGCGCGCCGGGACCCGCTCGCGGTGGACTACCTCCGCGTCCACTACGACGCCACGTCGCCCGACGGTCCTGAGCATTTCGCCGTCATCTACGACAAGACGATCCGCATGCTCGCCGCTGAACCCGAGTACGACATCGCCGAGTTCGCGCACGTCGACGTGCCGACGCTGGTGGTGGTCCCCGACCGCGGGATAGTGCGCCTCGAACACGCACTCGAACTGTCCCGGACGCTTCCGCGCGGACGGCTCGCGGTGATCCCCGGCACCTACATCCTCCCGGTGGAGTCGCCGGAGTTGTTCAACCCGCTGGTCCTGTCGTTCCTGGCCGCCGACCCGCCGTCGGTATGGGAGTTCAGCTGA
- a CDS encoding carboxylesterase/lipase family protein gives MALLDSKVTTANGVVGGARGKRLRRGTISWRGIPFAAPPVAHRRFRAPEPAHDWPGVRDCTKLAKAAIQEKRFTAVAPGKFAPMAEDCLTLNVFSPDVTSSKPRPVMVFIHGGAFILGTAATPLYDGAFLARAQDVVVVTIQYRFGPFGFLDLSQYATDDRPFDTNVGLRDQIAALRWVADNIAAFGGDPGNVTVFGESAGGSSVLALLSAPSTAGLYQHAIAQSPAPELIVEQDAATVYADEFVRLLRDPQRRATSMDRVEPPVDPAEAQRLLTVPNPALLLEAGNRLMRFATKTAGGAIPFAPVVDGDLLPRSPLKAATEGLTQPVPLVIGSNKDEGKLFAKLWNVLPDAERTLMRVEDDEVRREIASHYEDGDRDRIRLAGDSIFWAPMTAFADGHSAVAPTYVYRYDYQTKILGVTGFGATHATELFSVFGAYRAPMGAGLAIADWPGSGRITQGVQGRWGGFARTGDPGLGWPAYTTADRKVLVIDDPDRVVADPDTLRRQAWYRVHSGQTA, from the coding sequence ATGGCATTACTGGACAGTAAGGTGACCACGGCCAACGGCGTCGTCGGGGGCGCACGCGGCAAGCGTCTGCGCAGGGGGACCATCAGCTGGCGGGGCATTCCCTTTGCCGCGCCGCCCGTGGCGCATCGGCGGTTCCGCGCCCCGGAACCGGCCCACGACTGGCCCGGCGTGCGCGACTGCACCAAGCTGGCCAAGGCGGCGATCCAGGAGAAGCGGTTCACCGCGGTGGCGCCCGGCAAGTTCGCGCCGATGGCCGAGGACTGTCTCACCCTCAACGTGTTCTCACCGGATGTCACCTCGTCGAAGCCGCGTCCGGTGATGGTGTTCATCCACGGCGGTGCCTTCATCCTCGGAACGGCCGCGACGCCCCTCTACGACGGCGCATTCCTCGCCCGCGCGCAGGACGTCGTCGTGGTGACCATCCAATACCGGTTCGGCCCCTTCGGATTCCTCGACCTGAGCCAGTACGCGACCGACGACCGCCCGTTCGACACCAACGTGGGTCTGCGCGATCAGATCGCGGCGCTGCGATGGGTCGCCGACAACATCGCCGCGTTCGGCGGTGACCCCGGCAACGTCACCGTCTTCGGCGAGAGTGCCGGCGGGTCCTCGGTGCTCGCACTGCTGTCGGCGCCCTCGACCGCCGGTCTCTACCAGCATGCGATCGCCCAGAGCCCCGCACCCGAACTCATCGTCGAGCAGGATGCCGCCACGGTCTATGCCGACGAGTTCGTCCGGCTGCTGCGGGACCCGCAGCGTCGTGCGACGTCGATGGACCGCGTTGAGCCGCCCGTCGATCCGGCCGAGGCGCAACGACTGCTCACCGTGCCGAACCCGGCGTTGCTGCTGGAGGCGGGTAACCGGCTGATGCGGTTCGCGACCAAGACCGCCGGCGGGGCGATCCCGTTCGCCCCGGTCGTCGACGGTGACCTGCTGCCGCGCTCGCCGCTGAAGGCCGCCACCGAGGGCCTGACGCAGCCGGTACCCCTGGTGATCGGCAGCAACAAGGACGAGGGAAAGCTGTTCGCCAAGCTCTGGAACGTCCTGCCCGACGCCGAACGGACCCTGATGAGGGTCGAGGACGACGAGGTCCGGCGCGAGATCGCCTCGCACTACGAGGACGGCGACCGCGACCGGATCCGGCTGGCCGGCGACTCGATCTTCTGGGCGCCGATGACCGCGTTCGCCGACGGGCACAGCGCGGTCGCGCCGACCTATGTGTACCGCTACGACTACCAGACCAAGATCCTCGGGGTCACCGGCTTCGGCGCCACCCACGCCACCGAACTCTTCAGCGTCTTCGGCGCCTACCGCGCCCCGATGGGCGCGGGTCTGGCCATCGCGGACTGGCCCGGCAGCGGCCGAATCACCCAGGGCGTACAGGGTCGTTGGGGTGGGTTCGCCCGAACCGGTGACCCCGGGCTCGGCTGGCCGGCGTACACCACCGCCGACCGCAAGGTCCTGGTCATCGACGACCCCGACCGCGTCGTCGCCGATCCCGACACGCTGCGGCGCCAGGCCTGGTATCGGGTGCACTCGGGCCAGACCGCCTGA
- a CDS encoding LamB/YcsF family protein, producing MDAAGPRIDLNADLGEGLGDDAAMLTIVTSANVACGFHAGNPADLLTTCRAAVAAGVRIGAQVSYPDRSGFGRRFMEMTTPDLVADLVYQIGALDALARSVGGAVTYVKPHGALYNTVVHHIQQADAVVTAVRDVNPGLAVMGLAGSQVLARAERAGLPIITEAFADRAYTPEGTLVPRGEQGAVLSDSAAIAGRVVEMTTSGRVTAIDGTVIGVDAESICLHGDTPGALGHARAVREALAEAGVLIRAS from the coding sequence ATGGACGCCGCCGGCCCGCGCATCGATCTCAACGCCGATCTGGGCGAGGGGCTGGGCGACGACGCGGCGATGCTGACGATCGTGACGAGCGCGAACGTCGCCTGCGGCTTTCATGCGGGCAACCCCGCCGACCTGCTGACGACCTGCCGGGCGGCGGTGGCCGCCGGGGTCCGGATCGGCGCCCAGGTCTCCTACCCCGACCGCAGCGGCTTCGGCCGCCGGTTCATGGAGATGACCACACCGGATCTCGTCGCCGACCTGGTCTACCAGATCGGCGCACTCGACGCTTTGGCCCGATCCGTCGGCGGCGCGGTGACGTATGTGAAACCCCATGGCGCGCTGTACAACACGGTGGTCCATCACATACAGCAGGCCGATGCGGTGGTGACGGCGGTACGTGATGTGAACCCCGGGCTCGCGGTGATGGGACTCGCCGGCTCGCAGGTCCTCGCACGCGCCGAGCGTGCCGGCCTGCCGATCATCACCGAGGCCTTCGCCGACCGCGCCTACACCCCGGAGGGCACGCTGGTCCCCCGCGGCGAGCAGGGCGCGGTGCTCTCCGACAGCGCGGCGATCGCCGGCCGGGTCGTGGAGATGACGACGTCGGGGCGGGTCACCGCCATCGACGGCACGGTGATCGGCGTCGACGCCGAGTCGATCTGCCTGCACGGCGACACCCCGGGGGCGCTCGGACACGCCCGCGCGGTCCGCGAGGCCCTCGCCGAGGCCGGGGTCCTCATCAGAGCGTCCTGA
- a CDS encoding crotonase/enoyl-CoA hydratase family protein, translating to MGDDVVRVSRSGPVTTIGINRPEVRNAVDRSTAEALTSAFRAFDDDPDAAVAVLHGEGGTFCAGADLKAISAGDGNRVAADGDGPMGPTRMTLSKPVIAAVSGHAVAGGLELAIWADLRVADSDAVFGVYCRRWGVPLIDGGTVRLPRLIGTGPALDLILTGRSVDADEALRMGLVSRVVPAGTALRAAQELAADLAAFPQTCLRHDRFSVLEQHSLGEDEALLNEFRHGLVSLGDSAAAGASRFSSGAGRHGEFEGHPVVDPAPGHTDG from the coding sequence ATGGGAGACGACGTCGTCCGCGTCAGCAGGAGCGGGCCGGTCACCACGATCGGCATCAACCGGCCGGAGGTCCGCAACGCGGTCGACCGGAGCACCGCCGAGGCATTGACCAGTGCTTTTCGGGCCTTCGACGACGACCCCGACGCCGCGGTGGCCGTCCTCCACGGAGAAGGCGGGACATTCTGTGCCGGAGCCGATCTCAAGGCCATCAGCGCCGGTGACGGTAACCGGGTCGCCGCCGACGGCGACGGTCCCATGGGGCCCACGCGCATGACATTGTCCAAACCGGTCATCGCCGCCGTGTCCGGCCACGCGGTTGCCGGCGGCCTCGAGCTGGCGATCTGGGCGGATCTGCGGGTCGCCGATTCCGACGCCGTATTCGGCGTGTACTGCCGTCGTTGGGGCGTTCCCCTGATCGACGGCGGCACCGTGCGCCTGCCGCGGCTGATCGGCACCGGCCCGGCGCTGGACCTCATCCTGACCGGCAGGTCGGTGGACGCCGACGAGGCGCTCCGGATGGGTCTGGTCAGTCGGGTGGTCCCGGCAGGCACTGCCCTGCGCGCGGCACAGGAACTCGCCGCCGACCTGGCCGCGTTCCCGCAGACGTGCCTGCGGCACGACCGGTTCTCCGTTCTCGAACAGCACTCCCTCGGCGAGGACGAGGCCCTGCTCAACGAGTTCCGGCACGGGCTGGTGTCACTCGGCGACAGCGCGGCGGCCGGGGCGTCGAGATTCTCGTCCGGGGCCGGCCGTCATGGTGAGTTCGAGGGCCATCCCGTCGTCGATCCGGCACCGGGGCACACCGACGGCTGA